The following proteins come from a genomic window of Streptomyces sp. ALI-76-A:
- a CDS encoding DegT/DnrJ/EryC1/StrS family aminotransferase produces the protein MPDSNVRIRLASPDLGEEEGEAVRRVLRSGVLTNGAENEAFAQEFADRHQARFGVTFCTGTAALHAMLLAEGLGPGDEVIVPSMTFVATATSVCHVGATPVFADIDPQTFNLDPQSVAARITQATRAVMTVHYAGQPGDLDELARVCGAAGVPLLEDAAQAAGAEYRGRPVGTFGRSAMFSFTPTKNITTGEGGMVLTNDPGVAERLKLLRNHGQTGLYQHESLGYNWRLTEMQAAIGRVQLRKLDGILGRKQLIAEALTRRLAGLPGLMTPHQVPDARGSWMLYTCLLPGIRDQVLADLLDQGIEARIYFPPVHRQPIFARRDGGTGDAAALPVTEAVAQAMLSLPVHHRLTETEVAEIADAVTTAVGRATASPDATDQPLPIGAR, from the coding sequence GTGCCTGACAGCAACGTCCGGATCCGGCTTGCCAGCCCCGATCTCGGTGAGGAGGAAGGGGAGGCGGTACGCAGGGTCCTGCGTAGCGGTGTTCTCACCAACGGCGCGGAGAACGAGGCCTTCGCGCAGGAGTTCGCCGACCGGCATCAGGCGCGGTTCGGTGTGACGTTCTGCACCGGCACGGCCGCGCTGCATGCGATGTTGCTCGCCGAGGGCCTCGGCCCCGGCGACGAGGTGATCGTCCCGTCGATGACCTTCGTCGCCACCGCGACGTCGGTGTGCCACGTCGGGGCCACCCCGGTGTTCGCCGACATCGACCCACAGACGTTCAACCTCGACCCGCAATCGGTCGCGGCCCGGATCACCCAGGCCACGCGGGCGGTCATGACCGTCCACTACGCCGGGCAGCCCGGTGACCTCGACGAGCTGGCACGGGTATGCGGCGCGGCCGGCGTGCCGTTGCTGGAGGACGCCGCGCAGGCGGCCGGCGCCGAGTACCGCGGCAGACCGGTCGGCACCTTCGGCCGGTCAGCCATGTTCAGTTTCACCCCTACCAAGAACATCACCACCGGTGAGGGCGGCATGGTGCTGACCAACGACCCGGGCGTCGCGGAGCGGCTGAAACTGCTCCGCAACCATGGTCAGACCGGGCTGTACCAGCATGAGAGCCTCGGCTACAACTGGCGCCTGACCGAGATGCAGGCCGCGATCGGCCGGGTGCAGCTGCGCAAGCTGGACGGCATCCTGGGGCGCAAACAGCTGATCGCGGAAGCACTGACCCGGCGGCTGGCCGGGCTGCCCGGCCTGATGACGCCGCACCAGGTACCCGATGCTCGGGGAAGCTGGATGCTCTACACCTGCCTGCTTCCCGGCATCCGCGACCAGGTGCTCGCCGACCTGTTGGACCAGGGCATCGAGGCGCGGATCTACTTCCCGCCGGTACACCGGCAGCCGATCTTCGCCCGGCGGGACGGCGGCACCGGGGACGCCGCGGCACTGCCGGTGACCGAGGCCGTCGCCCAGGCGATGCTCTCGCTGCCGGTGCACCACCGGCTGACCGAGACCGAGGTGGCCGAGATCGCCGACGCGGTGACCACCGCCGTCGGCCGGGCAACCGCGTCGCCGGATGCCACGGATCAGCCGCTGCCGATTGGTGCCCGGTGA
- a CDS encoding glycosyltransferase family 4 protein: protein MRIWIFNHYAAPPDCAAGTRHYELGRVLAAQGHDVTVFASSFSHFSRREERLAPGEKVATRTIDGVRFVWVRTPPYTGNGYRRVLNMAHYAARVLSAQRGLNRPDVIVGSSVHLAAVFAAWLAARVRRARFVFEVRDLWPQTLIDMGALRANGLPARLLQVAESFCCRRASAVICLLPGAADYLKARGIPVDRIHYVPNGIADIPRPTEPGEPAGPNGADGHRAADLIEQIRRFRKDGCLTAGYIGSHGPANGVATIVTAAAELRALGHPRVAVVMVGDGQEKAACQRLAHRHGLDNVLFWPPVPKQAVPAVLAELDVTLFCLRDVAVFKYGLSSNKLFDYLASGKPVLFASNAPGGPVRESGGGVCVPAESPADMAGALAGLAAMSETERERMGERGRRWVYRHHGMTALAGAFLAAVSEPARREGPVTEARL, encoded by the coding sequence ATGAGGATCTGGATCTTCAACCACTACGCGGCGCCACCGGACTGCGCCGCCGGCACCCGGCACTACGAGCTGGGCCGAGTACTGGCGGCGCAAGGGCACGACGTCACCGTCTTCGCCAGCAGCTTCAGCCACTTCAGCAGGCGCGAGGAACGGCTCGCGCCCGGCGAGAAGGTGGCCACCCGGACTATCGACGGCGTCCGCTTCGTCTGGGTCCGCACGCCGCCCTACACCGGCAACGGATACCGCCGCGTGCTGAACATGGCCCACTATGCGGCCCGGGTGCTCTCGGCACAGCGCGGCCTGAACCGGCCGGATGTGATCGTCGGCTCATCAGTACACCTGGCCGCGGTGTTCGCCGCCTGGCTGGCGGCCCGCGTCCGCCGCGCCCGCTTCGTCTTCGAGGTGCGCGATCTGTGGCCGCAGACACTGATCGACATGGGCGCGCTGCGTGCGAACGGACTGCCTGCCCGGCTGCTCCAGGTGGCCGAGTCCTTCTGCTGCCGGCGTGCGTCCGCCGTGATCTGCCTGCTGCCCGGTGCCGCCGACTACCTGAAGGCCCGCGGGATCCCGGTCGACAGAATCCATTATGTGCCGAACGGGATCGCCGACATCCCCCGGCCGACGGAACCGGGTGAGCCCGCGGGCCCGAACGGTGCGGACGGGCACCGGGCCGCCGACCTGATCGAGCAGATCAGGCGTTTCCGCAAGGACGGTTGTCTCACCGCCGGCTACATCGGCTCACACGGACCGGCCAACGGCGTGGCGACCATTGTCACGGCCGCGGCGGAGTTGCGAGCCCTCGGCCATCCGCGGGTCGCTGTGGTGATGGTCGGCGACGGCCAGGAGAAGGCCGCGTGCCAACGGCTCGCTCACCGGCATGGCTTGGACAACGTGCTGTTCTGGCCGCCGGTGCCCAAGCAGGCCGTGCCGGCCGTGCTGGCCGAGCTGGATGTGACGCTGTTCTGCCTGCGCGATGTCGCGGTCTTCAAGTACGGCCTGAGCAGCAACAAGCTGTTCGACTACTTGGCGTCCGGCAAGCCGGTGCTGTTCGCGAGCAACGCGCCCGGCGGCCCGGTGCGCGAGTCCGGCGGCGGCGTGTGCGTGCCCGCCGAGTCACCGGCCGACATGGCGGGCGCGCTGGCCGGGCTGGCCGCGATGAGCGAGACCGAACGGGAGCGGATGGGCGAGCGCGGCCGCCGCTGGGTCTACCGGCATCACGGCATGACCGCGCTGGCAGGCGCGTTCCTCGCCGCGGTCTCGGAACCGGCGCGACGGGAAGGTCCGGTGACGGAGGCACGGCTGTGA
- a CDS encoding UDP-N-acetylglucosamine 2-epimerase has translation MHRQATTDAPHPLAVMGAALAACPKLFRLPVPPQRAARARQFDTDLSGGSLRAAHPLPYRSVTAALAAADELITGTGGPQKEALVPGVPCSTLRAATEAGDSSGRRERFGARPLRAAGGSGRAAAGRAGRQHPSATVKTPSGSSTYWRHGPTALLSTPSGAAGRLRRR, from the coding sequence GTGCACCGGCAGGCCACCACCGACGCTCCGCACCCGCTGGCCGTGATGGGTGCCGCGCTCGCCGCTTGCCCCAAGCTCTTCCGGCTGCCGGTACCCCCGCAGCGCGCCGCCAGAGCCCGGCAGTTCGACACCGACCTGTCAGGCGGCTCACTGCGGGCGGCGCACCCGCTGCCCTACCGGAGCGTGACCGCCGCGCTGGCTGCGGCCGACGAGCTGATCACCGGCACCGGTGGCCCGCAGAAGGAGGCGTTGGTGCCCGGGGTCCCGTGCAGCACACTGCGCGCCGCGACGGAGGCCGGAGACTCTTCAGGACGGCGGGAACGGTTTGGTGCCCGACCCCTGAGGGCTGCCGGTGGCAGTGGCCGGGCCGCGGCCGGCCGGGCGGGCCGGCAACACCCTTCGGCGACGGTGAAAACGCCGTCAGGATCATCGACGTACTGGCGTCACGGGCCCACCGCATTGCTCAGCACGCCGTCAGGTGCGGCAGGGCGGCTTCGGCGGAGGTGA
- a CDS encoding sugar transferase, whose protein sequence is MTAPPLPGRYPADPVVPEAPTAVPGGARVGNQEPRRRSYRGKRLLDLVVISLIIVPAALLCAIAALAHLLAHGRPVLFRQQRVGRDGRLFVLLKLRTMVNVPAGPESPGDADTTRVTAVGRVLRRMSLDELPQLVNVLRGQMSLVGPRPTLPYQVRRYTDRQQVRLLAAPGLTGLAQVHGRQRLSWPERIEWDLRYVLRQSFRLDLAILFLTVWTVLAGRGATASHDNDPIARKPERMLTGA, encoded by the coding sequence ATGACCGCCCCACCTCTGCCGGGCCGGTACCCGGCCGACCCGGTGGTCCCGGAGGCACCCACCGCAGTGCCCGGCGGTGCCCGGGTCGGCAACCAGGAGCCCCGCCGCAGGTCGTACCGCGGCAAGCGACTGCTGGACCTGGTCGTGATCAGCCTGATCATCGTGCCGGCCGCGCTGCTCTGCGCGATCGCCGCGCTGGCGCACCTGCTCGCGCATGGCAGACCCGTCCTGTTCCGGCAGCAGCGGGTCGGCCGCGACGGCCGTCTGTTCGTCCTGCTGAAGCTGCGCACGATGGTGAATGTTCCGGCCGGCCCGGAGAGTCCGGGTGACGCCGACACCACCCGGGTGACCGCAGTCGGCCGAGTGCTGCGCCGCATGTCCCTTGACGAGTTGCCGCAGCTGGTCAATGTGCTGCGCGGACAGATGAGTCTGGTCGGGCCTCGGCCGACCTTGCCCTACCAGGTACGCCGGTACACCGATCGGCAGCAGGTGCGGCTGCTGGCCGCCCCAGGACTGACCGGCCTGGCGCAGGTGCACGGGCGACAGCGGCTGAGCTGGCCGGAGCGCATCGAGTGGGATCTGCGTTACGTCCTCCGCCAGAGCTTCCGGCTGGACCTGGCCATCTTGTTCCTCACCGTCTGGACGGTCCTGGCCGGGCGCGGAGCCACCGCCAGCCACGACAACGATCCGATCGCCCGCAAACCAGAAAGGATGCTCACAGGTGCCTGA
- a CDS encoding acetyltransferase, producing the protein MTLHIVGAGGFGRETLDAVRATAAAPEIVFVDEHPAATTVDGCPVLLPGQLAASGEQRNEFVVAIADADARRRLAREFEDRGLRAATVIDPRAVVSPGARIGRGCVVLGQAFISTGTVTGAHVQVNYQASIGHDTVLEDFVTILPGANIAGNVTIGAGSTVGSNAAVLQGRRIGPSVMVGAAALVTRDVAVGQVVVGVPARAREP; encoded by the coding sequence GTGACGCTGCACATCGTGGGCGCAGGCGGCTTCGGCAGGGAGACGCTGGACGCGGTGCGGGCGACAGCCGCGGCACCCGAGATTGTTTTCGTGGACGAGCACCCGGCCGCCACCACGGTGGACGGCTGTCCGGTGCTGCTGCCCGGGCAGTTGGCTGCCTCTGGCGAGCAGCGGAACGAGTTCGTGGTCGCGATCGCCGACGCCGACGCGCGCCGCCGGTTGGCCCGAGAGTTCGAGGATCGCGGCCTGCGAGCGGCGACGGTGATCGACCCGCGTGCGGTTGTCTCCCCCGGCGCCAGGATCGGGCGTGGCTGTGTCGTGCTGGGTCAGGCGTTCATCTCCACCGGCACCGTCACCGGCGCACACGTCCAGGTCAATTACCAGGCCAGCATCGGTCACGACACGGTGCTCGAGGATTTCGTGACGATCCTGCCGGGGGCCAACATCGCCGGCAACGTGACCATCGGCGCCGGGTCCACGGTGGGCAGTAACGCCGCCGTGCTGCAGGGCCGGCGGATCGGGCCGTCCGTCATGGTCGGGGCCGCGGCTCTGGTGACCCGCGATGTCGCCGTCGGTCAGGTGGTCGTCGGCGTCCCCGCCAGGGCCCGGGAGCCCTGA
- a CDS encoding O-antigen ligase family protein, translating into MLSITKSLRARLPGVSPAAIGATLATRLLATAMSFAAGVITARALGVEGRATFAVMISVPSVLSVVTVLGVDNANARFAGTSHTAFRQIVRWSLVFSMISGSALAGLWLLLGHLWPAVLLGVPYRLALLVAAICPVSLLTTLLGMAELGRGRVARYNLLSTVPAAGYLVGVCGLLAAGSLTPISCFLAVLAGQLVCAAMLLLGSTTRVHTDGEPLAVRTFGSFAISSYLPNLIHYGLLRLDVPVIQTLAGATAVAVYAVALPLAEGLLLLSTTVALVMFPAVTSGAVDARAAARIARTVFLAAATAAVVAAATAPILIPVVYGRPYSGAVPVIWAMLPGLVLFSAARSVQPYLAAAGLLRPVITATVVGAMVNIGLLVALTPHHAAVGAGAADSAGYLVLAVLLAHSVRSAVRARRRHPAEHAGDETAAVPARPPIGCLSVKTVGHRRRGAYPRQVRPVLASKGLMVAAGLLTVAGAGCLATAYSPALSAAGAAATLVVIVLALIPEVGLCVLAAAIPLSQSDIGDSLITPSVLIALMLVCLLGRVLAGRGIARPKPAGVMITAGTVGYLVATSVLIGDTDLPGADKWQYLLLMCAPLMLLPLVAEPGRALDRALVVFCCGSVIVALINIVQIGSVFAAKAGLAPADTAVLAITQEDAANHNTVGALFVMAAAVLLRRYPAVQTPLLRLAIGAGVVVLALGVAYSLSRAAYLAGIAVIALYAARRSLRGVLALSVGVACLVPLLPAAIAARFDSIVGGAPDVNSAVRLDLWSSALRMFEAHPAFGVGYLNFANHLPAYYHATGDYEVMLLQFPLLHFAHNTYLTVLSQTGLVGAAGIGTIVALGVRRAWCAARSGDPAGEPALLAMVGAGVCSLFGEVLLVPPLLAGLMLIILAAKPAPDNAPVPVTR; encoded by the coding sequence GTGCTGTCGATCACGAAAAGTCTCCGAGCCCGGCTGCCGGGGGTAAGTCCGGCGGCGATCGGGGCAACGCTGGCCACGCGATTGCTGGCCACGGCGATGAGCTTCGCGGCGGGCGTCATCACCGCGAGGGCGCTCGGGGTGGAAGGTAGGGCCACGTTCGCGGTCATGATCTCGGTCCCCTCCGTGCTGAGCGTCGTCACGGTCCTGGGTGTGGACAACGCCAACGCCCGGTTCGCCGGCACCTCGCACACCGCATTCCGGCAGATCGTCCGGTGGAGCCTGGTGTTCTCCATGATCTCGGGTTCCGCCCTGGCGGGGCTGTGGCTGCTGCTCGGTCATCTCTGGCCGGCCGTGCTGCTCGGCGTGCCGTACCGGCTCGCGCTGCTCGTGGCCGCCATATGCCCGGTGAGCTTGCTGACCACGCTGCTCGGTATGGCTGAACTCGGTCGCGGCCGGGTCGCGAGATACAACCTGCTCAGCACTGTCCCCGCGGCCGGCTACCTCGTCGGTGTCTGCGGGCTGCTCGCCGCGGGATCGCTGACCCCCATCAGCTGCTTCCTGGCGGTACTGGCCGGCCAGCTGGTCTGCGCCGCGATGCTGTTGCTCGGGTCCACCACCCGCGTCCACACCGATGGTGAACCCCTCGCTGTGCGTACCTTCGGCAGCTTCGCCATCAGCTCCTATCTCCCGAACCTCATCCATTACGGATTGCTGCGCCTGGACGTGCCAGTGATCCAGACGCTCGCCGGGGCGACGGCCGTGGCCGTGTACGCGGTGGCGCTGCCCCTGGCAGAGGGGCTGCTCCTGCTGTCGACGACGGTCGCGCTGGTGATGTTTCCCGCCGTGACCTCCGGTGCCGTGGATGCGCGGGCAGCGGCCAGGATCGCCCGGACCGTGTTCCTTGCCGCCGCGACGGCTGCCGTCGTGGCGGCGGCGACTGCGCCCATCCTGATCCCAGTGGTCTACGGGCGGCCGTACTCCGGTGCCGTGCCGGTGATCTGGGCTATGCTCCCCGGCCTCGTGCTGTTCAGCGCGGCCCGCTCGGTCCAGCCCTACCTGGCGGCCGCCGGCCTGCTCCGGCCGGTGATCACGGCCACTGTGGTCGGTGCGATGGTCAACATCGGGCTGCTCGTGGCCCTGACCCCCCACCATGCCGCGGTCGGTGCCGGCGCCGCCGACTCGGCCGGATACCTGGTGCTCGCGGTGCTGCTCGCCCACAGCGTGCGCTCGGCTGTCCGTGCCCGCCGACGCCATCCGGCTGAGCACGCCGGCGACGAGACGGCGGCCGTACCGGCGCGCCCGCCCATCGGGTGCCTGTCGGTCAAGACGGTCGGCCACCGCCGGCGGGGCGCGTACCCGAGGCAGGTGAGGCCCGTCCTGGCCAGCAAAGGGCTCATGGTCGCGGCGGGACTCCTGACCGTGGCGGGTGCCGGCTGTCTCGCGACGGCATACAGCCCCGCCCTCAGTGCCGCCGGCGCCGCCGCCACGCTCGTGGTCATTGTGCTGGCCCTGATCCCGGAGGTGGGTCTGTGTGTACTCGCGGCGGCCATCCCGCTCTCACAGTCCGACATCGGCGACTCGCTGATCACCCCAAGTGTGCTGATCGCTCTCATGCTCGTCTGCCTGCTGGGCCGCGTCCTCGCAGGCCGGGGGATCGCGCGGCCGAAGCCTGCCGGCGTCATGATCACCGCTGGCACGGTCGGCTACCTGGTGGCCACCAGCGTCCTGATCGGCGACACCGATCTGCCGGGTGCCGACAAATGGCAGTACCTACTGCTGATGTGCGCGCCGCTGATGCTGCTGCCGCTGGTTGCTGAACCTGGACGGGCTCTCGACCGGGCGCTCGTGGTGTTCTGTTGCGGCAGCGTAATCGTGGCCTTGATCAACATCGTTCAGATCGGCTCCGTCTTCGCGGCGAAGGCGGGTCTCGCCCCTGCTGACACCGCCGTTCTGGCCATCACCCAAGAGGACGCGGCCAACCACAACACCGTGGGTGCCCTGTTCGTCATGGCGGCCGCAGTCCTGCTCAGGCGCTATCCGGCCGTCCAAACGCCCCTGCTGCGGCTGGCAATCGGCGCGGGGGTCGTCGTGCTCGCCCTCGGGGTTGCGTACTCGCTGAGCCGCGCGGCCTATCTGGCGGGAATCGCGGTGATCGCGCTCTACGCCGCCCGTAGATCGCTGCGCGGCGTTCTGGCCCTGAGCGTCGGCGTGGCCTGCCTGGTACCGCTGCTGCCCGCCGCGATCGCGGCCCGGTTCGACTCGATCGTCGGCGGCGCGCCGGACGTCAACTCTGCGGTACGGCTCGATCTGTGGAGCAGCGCACTACGGATGTTCGAGGCGCACCCTGCTTTCGGTGTCGGATATCTGAACTTCGCCAACCATTTGCCCGCCTACTACCACGCCACAGGTGATTACGAGGTCATGCTCCTCCAGTTCCCGCTCCTGCATTTCGCTCACAACACCTACCTGACAGTCCTCTCGCAGACCGGCCTGGTGGGCGCGGCCGGGATCGGCACGATTGTCGCGCTCGGCGTCCGCCGGGCGTGGTGCGCGGCTCGATCCGGTGATCCTGCGGGCGAGCCGGCGCTGCTGGCCATGGTCGGCGCCGGGGTCTGCTCGCTGTTCGGCGAGGTCCTGCTGG